Below is a window of Terriglobales bacterium DNA.
CTATTTGTGACAGGGTGGATACAATTCGCCGCATGGAACCGCTGCCGGCGAGCGAAATCCGCGATTTCCGCGTGCGCGGCAATTACTTCAACCAGCACAGCCGGCGCTTTCGCAAGGAGCGGTATTCCAGCGCCAACTCAGAGCAGCCCCCGGGATACCGCCCTCCGGTGGTCGAGTTTGATCTCGAGGAGGGCGCCACCGGCAGCATTGTTGCCAGCGAAGTCGATATTCCGCTGCTTTGCCAGGCTGACTTCCACCGTGCCAGGGCCCACCTGGCGCTGATCCTGAATGCCCGCCGCGGCGATCCCGATGCCGGCGCGCAACTGACCGCTGCCCTGAGGCAATATCCCTGGCTGACCGAGCCCACCGATCAACCGGCACCGGCCGAAACGCCGTTTGTCGTGCCCTGCACTGCGTCGCCCGAGGCGCATTCGTCGCGCGATATCAGCCAAAAGGGGCTCACGCTGCTGAAGCTGGCCCAGCAGGGCTATCCTGTGCCCGATTTCGTGGTTGTAACGGCCGACGCTTACAACGACCGCGGCAACCTCGAGCGCCACCTCGCCGACGGCATCGCGCAGCTGGAAATTCTCACCCTGCAATCGATCGGCCGCGGCGATCCGCTGGTATTCGCGCTCCGCTGCGCCACCCCGCATTACATCCCCGGCGTCATGGACACTTTCCTGAACGTCGGCATCACCGAGGGTTCCTTGCCGTGCCTGGCAAAGATGTATGGCGACGTGCCGGCCCACAAAATGTTCCTCAACACGCTGCGGAACCTCTGCCACGCGCTCGATCAGGCGCCTGCGTTGGTGAAGGCCGTCACTCCCGACTTGCGCCCGGAAGAAATTGCGCGCCTGATTGATCGGATGTCCGAGGTTGTGCGCACCTCCGACCGCCGTCTGATTGAAGACTCGCTTTACCAGGCGGTGTTTTTCGCCCGCGAAGCCTACAAGCATTTCGACGAAAACCACGATCTGGTGGCGGCGCTGGCGCGCGGCAGCGACCATTCTCCCAGCCTGATCTTGCAAAAGATGGTGTGCACGGTCCGCCATGAGATTGCCTATGCCGGCGTCTTGTCCAGCCGCCACACTCGCACCGGCGTAGGCGTGGAACTGCAGACCGCCCGCAACATCTTCGGCGAAGAGATGATGACCGGCACGGCCGAATTTAAGACCACGGTCTTCGAAAATCCGGAGGCGGTGAAGGACACCTTTCCCGCCGTCTACCATTTCGTACCGCACCTGGCGGAATTGGAGCGCGAATTCGAGTCTCCCGTGACTATCGAGTTCGCCGTGGAAGCCACCCGCCGCGATCAATGGTTTGCCCTGCTTCAACTCAATGAAACCGGCATGTCTGGCCGCGCGGCCCTGGTGTCGGTGGTTGACATGCACAAAGCGGGCGCCATCTCGCGCAAACGCGTCACTGACCTCATCCGGCCGTATCACCTGAAGCAGTTGACCAGCGACACTATCGACCAGGACAACTTCAGCACGCTGAAAATGTACTCGCCCGGAATCGCCGTGCTGCCGCGCTCTGCGGTATCCGCGCGCGTCTATTTCACCGGGGACGCGGCTTTACGCGCCAAGGCGCGGGACGAGAAAGTCTGCCTCTGCAAGAAATCCTTTGTTCCCACCGACACGGTGGTGATGCGCGAAGTGGACGCCATCCTCAGCCTGACCTCGGCCGCCGTGCACGTCGTCACCATCTGCCAGAGCCTGGGCATTCCCGCGCTTCTCAACCTGGAGAAATATGGCATGACCCTGCGCGATGGCTGCCTGACGAATGCATCCGGCGCTACCGTCCGCGAGGGCGACTGGATCACCATCTCGTCGCGCCGGAACCTGCTCTTCGAGGGCCAGGCCAGGTTCACCCCCGCGCGCCTGCTGCGCTACATGAAAGGCGAGCATCCCGAACAGGGATCGGAGGAAGAGCGCGAATTTGCCGCCATCGCCTATGCCTACCGCTATTACCAGCAACTGGTTCGCGGCCTCACCGCTGACAAGATTTCCAGCCTCAACGAGGTCACGCGCCTGGTGAACTTCGAACTGCGCGGCAATTCCGACGATGCCCGCCAGTTGGTCAACGGCTGGTTTGACGAGCGCGAATCCGTTTACACCGAAGAGGTGCTGCGGAGCGATATCGGCGACCACCTCGGCCAGAGCAACGTCTTTGAAATGCTCACCCTCGACCGCAAAGTGCGTTTCTTCAAGGCCGCCCTCGCCCGGTGCGCCCGCGAGCACATCTCCGGCTACGAGGCGGGCGCGTTCATGATCGGGCGCTTTCTCGCGCTGCGTTATCCGGTTGCCTTCTGGAGGTCGTTCAATCCGCTCGAGGTCGCCCTGCTGGTAAATGAGTGGGTGCTATTTGAGAAATACCTGCAGCTCCTGCATAACGTCGGCGAGAGAAAAGTACTGAAAACGCGGAAGCAGATTTTGAAGGACGGGCTCGACCAGCTCTCGCTGCATCCCGGGTTTGTGCATTCCCTGATGACGCTCAAGCTCAGCGGCGCGCCATTGGGGGAGGCCCGCGCGGCGCTGCCGGAGTGGTGCGATCCGCAATCGGCGCGCGTGCTGGAGCTGCTCCAGCAGCCCTACGATGTCTTCTACAACTTCCGCGCCGAATGGTCGGTCGGTGAACTCAAGAAAATCTGCGAGACCGAGGGCCTGCCCCTGCCGCAGCCCGTGGACGTGTAGCGCGCTTCAATTTGCGTCCCGACTGCTGCCAACTCAAGCATGAACCGCTGCCGGTTGCTTCACCCCGTAGAGATACTCGCGATCAATCGTCATCTCCAGGTCGCGCAGCACCTCGGGCAATTCTTTTCCGTCGCGAGCCGCCACCAGTCGCCCCAGAGCCAGCGACAGCGAGAGCACCGCATTCATCCCCAGGTTGGCCTTGCGTTGCATGATCGCGATCTGCTCTTCCGGCGGCGCGTCAGCCCTGATCTTCCCACGCTTGACTGCCAAGTCCATCTCCATCAGCAGCAGCTCGCGGTCCAGATCGACCAGCGAACCCAACGACGAAATCTTCTGCCCCAGGAACCGAGGCGCCACCACCTCCATCACGTTCGCTACCGCGTTCAGGCAGCCCTTGCCGCCGTAACGCTTCGCCCGCACCCACAACTCCGCCAGCTCCGCGCTCTCCTTGGTCAGCGTTTCCGCCTTGACGCCCGCCGCGAACTTGTAGGTCTTCTCGCGTTCGTTGTAGACGAAGTACTGGGGGAACTTCCGAGTCAGCGGGTTCGCCTCGATGATGCTGTCCACCAGGTGAATCGCCTCGTCGGTTCCGGCCGAGGTGCCCAGTGGCGTGGCGGCGGTGAATTTCATGCCGTTATCCAGCATCACGGTCACGCCCACGGTGGGAATGCCGGCGTTCGTGGGCTCCTCGTGGGCGGCGATGTCGGCAATCCGCAAATCGGGATCCAGCTTGCGTGTCACCTTCACGCCCTTCTTCGCCAGCTCCATCAATTCCACGATCCTGCCGTACTTCACCAGCCGTTCTGTGTTTGCGCCGCCGCCGCACTTCAAGCCCAGCGCCCCCACTGCGAATGCGATGTCGGCCTCCATCACCTCGTTGGGTGACTTCGACCGGTGCGACACCACCAGCGCCAGGCCCATTTCCTTCGCCGTCCGCGTCGCCAGCAGGGTTTCGCTCATGCTGCCGATCTGGTTCGCCTTGATCAGCGCGGTGTTGATCAGCCCTTCTTCCGCGCAGCGACGGATGGTCGAATCCTTGGTAGTGACCAGGTCGTCGCCGATGATCAGGATTTCCTGGTCGAGCAGCTTCATCAGTTTTTTCCAGCCCTCATAATCATCCTCGGCGAAGGCGTCTTCCAGCGAGACGATCGGGTACTTCTTTACCCACGCGGCGTACAGCTCCACCATTTCATCGGTGGACAGCACACGGGGATCTTCCGCGCGCCAGAACAGGTACTGCCCGACGGAATCCTTCTCGCCGGTCTTTTCGCGGTAAGCGTTGCTCAGTTCGCTGGCTGCCGGGTCCAGCGCCAGCACCACGTCGCGGTCGGGAACGAAGCCGCACTGCTCGATCGCCTGCACTGCCACCCGCAGTGCGCGCTCCTCGGGCAGGATGTCGCCTGCCTGCTTCGCATACGAGGCCACGATTCCACCCTCCAGCCCAATGCCCACGAAGTTCAATCCCTCGCTGTCCTGGATGATCTGGATGGCGCGGCTTTGCAGCATGTTGGTGACGCGCTGCGCTTCGATGTAGTCGCGCGCGGTCAAGGGCAGAAACATGAATTCCTGGAAGCTCAGGTTGCCGCCCATCTCTTCCGTGTGCCGGCCGCCCATGATCGAATTACGGAATTCCCACGGCGCGAAGACGATTCTTCCATCCGCCAGTTCCATTTCCTGCAAGCGGTGCAGGCGCAGTTTGCGCCGCAATTCCGACGGATTGACCGCGCGCGCGTCTGCCGCTCGCGCCGGCTCCGCCGCTTTCACCTCCGCCGCGCGTGCCGCCGCTTCCCGCTCGCGCGCCCGGAACGCCTTGTACTTGCCCGGGTCAGCGATCAGGAAGTCGAACATGGCCACCACTCCGACGGTGAAAAACAGTCGGCCGGCATACACCGCGAATTCGCCAGGCTGGCCGCCGCGCATCAGCCCGAGCGCGACCAGCAGGATGCCCGCCGGCAGCGTTGCCTGGCAGAGCACCCGGCTGGCTGCCGGTCCCGCCGCCGACACCGCGAGGTTCTGGGTTTTGACGCTGGGATGAAAGCTGCCCGCCTCTTTGTTCACGCCCTGGAATTTGCCGTAAGGAATCTTGACGAACATTTCCAGGTACCACGCCCAGCGGCCGCCGAAGCCCTGCTTCATCTTTTCCTGGGCAGGCCCGGCAAATTCCGGCCGCAAATTGTTCGTCCGCACCGCCGCCAGGTAGTGCCCGATTTCGTGTACCGCGATGTTGGTGTGCCAAGCCAGGTACCACATCGCTGCCGAGATCACCACCTCCGCGCTCAGGAACATCTGCCGCACCACGTCGAAGCGTGAGGCCACCGAGGTCGAAATGCTGAGCAGGGAAGTCAAGAACGCAGCGTGAAAGGAAACCAGCTTGTGATTGGCGATGATCCACCCGCGGTCCAACCCGGGCAGTTCGCGCCGTTGCGGCATAAGCTTGCGGAGCAGGATTTTCAATGATTCCATGGATACACTCACGACGAACAAAATCGGCCGGGCCGGTTGTTTTCGATTGAAAAGCGCGTGATTATACCTCTCCTTTCAGGAATGCCTCTGTGACCTGAATCACTGTTGGTAAAACTGGGCGCAACTCTCAAGCATCTAAGCTGTTAGTTTCTCTAAGCCAGGGTTTCATCCGGCGGCCGCGGTAGCTGCCGGCTGGGAGGAATTGTGAGATATTCATCCGGCTTCACGCGTTCTGTCGCGGTTCTTCTCGTCTTTCTGATCGCCTGTCCGGCATGGCTCATTGCCGCCGTGGGCAACGAGCCGGCCCTGCCCGATCCGGGCCTGGCCGCCCCCAAGGACCAGCAAATCCAGCTCGGCCAGAAAGCGGTCGCCGAGGTCTACAAGCAGATGCCGATCCTGCCTGACAGCGATCCGCTGACACGTTACGTGCAGTCGCTCGGACACAAGCTGGAAGGCGTCATTCCGCAGCAATACAGCTGGCCGTATCAGTTCCACGTGGTGCAGCAGAAAGAGATCAATGCCTTTGCCCTGCCGGGCGGTCCGATCTTCGTCAACGTCGGCACCATCGTTGCCGCTGATAATGAAGCCGAGCTCGCCGGCGTCATCGCCCACGAGATGTCGCACGTTTACATGCAGCATTCCATCAAAGGGATGAGGAAGCAGGGAACTACGCAGGCAGCGGGGCAAATCCTTGGCGGGCTGCTTGGGGCCGTGCTCGGCGGCGCTGCCGGTGCGCTGGCCAACATGGGAGCGCAGCTCGGCGCCGGCGTGCTCAGCATGCGGTACTCCCGCGCCGATGAGGCCCAGGCCGACGCCGTCGGCGCCATCATCATGTACAAGGCGAGCTACAACCCCATACGGCTGGCCCAGTTCTTCCAGAAGCTGGAATCGCAGGACCGCGCCGGGGGACCGCAGTTCCTGAGCGATCACCCCAACCCCGGAAACCGCGTCGCGGCGGTGCAGAGCGAGGTCAAGAACTGGCCCTCGCGCCGTTATGTGGACGACAGCCAGCAGTTCGCCCAGGCTCGTCAGGAAGCGCGCTCCATCAAGGCTTATACCGCGCAGCAAATCGATCAGATGGCCAAGAGCGGCCAGATTCACAACGTCAGCGGACCCGGCGGCGCTCCGATCAGCTCCGGACCCAACGGCAATGTCTCCAGCTCCCAGGTCATGCCCAGTGGCGGATTCCAGACCTACCAGGGCCCGTTCTCGATGGATTATCCGAGCAACTGGCAGGCGGCGCAGGACCAGCAGAGCGGCTCGGTGCTGATCGCGCCGCAGGCGGCAGTGTCGCAATCGGGGATAGCGTACGGGGCGCTGGTCTCGCAGTTCCAACCGCAGAACGCCGACTCGCTGGATGATGCCACCCAGCAGTTGATCGCTTCGCTGCAACAGCAGAACCCGGGGATGCGCGTCGCCGGCAGGGCGCAGACCATACGGGTCAACGGCGTCGCGGGCCGCTCCGTGGATTTGCTGGGTCAGTCTCCCATCGCGGGATCCAACGGTCAGCCGCTGGAAGAACACGATTGGCTGGTGGCGCTCCCCGATGCGAGCGGAAACGTCGTCTCGCTCGTCTTCATCGCGCCGGAAAAGGACTTCTCGCATCTGCGCCCGACCTTCGAGCACATGCTGAAATCATTTCGGCTGAGCCAGTGAGCCTTCGGATGCGGATCTCAGGAACCGCGTCGCTGGCATCCTGCTTTCTTCAAGCCATACCGGTAAACACTGGCCCGGCTATGGTTGCTTGCCGCCGCCCTTGTGCTCCGAATCTGTTTTCAACTGAAACGGATTCCCTAACCCTTCTTCAACTCGATCAGCACCTGCCTCGCAACTTCCTTCAGGGTCTCGAAGACGCCCGTGCCCTGGCATGCCACTGACTCGAACACCGGTTCGGAGCGCTTGACCAGTTCGTGTTTCAGGCTCTCCACCGGCAAGGCATTGGGCAGATCGCGCTTGTTCAACTGCAGCACGTAAGGAATCTTCAGGAAGTCGTAGCCGTGCTCTTTCATGTTGTCGCGCAGGTTATCCAGGGCTTCGACATTGGCGTCGAGGCGCTCTTCCTGCGAATCGGCCACGAACACCACGCCATCCACCCCACGCAGTATCAGCTTGCGGCTGGCGTCGTAGAACACCTGTCCAGGCACGGTGTAGAGGTGGAAACGCGTCTTGAACCCGCGCACCGTTCCCAGGTCCAGGGGCAGGAAATCGAAGAACAGGGTACGATCGGTCTCCGTCGCCAGCGAGATCATCTTGCCTTTTTGTTTTTCGCCGGTCTTGTCGAAGATGTATTGCAGATTCGTGGTCTTGCCGCCCAGACCGGCGCCGTAATAAACGATCTTGCAGTTGATCTCGCGCGCTGCGAAATTGATAAAACTCAAGTTGGCCCTCAAAGCGCGCATCGCGGCCGTTCCGGCTGATCGCGATCACGCGAATATCGACTGACGAAATCCTGCCTGCGGCTTCAGTCGCAGTTCGGAGTTCGCCTTCCACTACCGGGGAGAAAACTGTTTATATCACAGCCCCAAACGGGCGCAAGACTCAAGGCGTCTGCCGCGCCGGCGGCAGCGGGTAGTATCCCTGCCTGGCCGAAACCTTCATGCCCGGAACCGCCACCCTGACCTCAATATCGCGATATTGGCTGGAAGGAGTGGCGCGCGTTGTGTATCCGATTGTGTACTGGTTGCGCGCCTCTTCCGTGACCCGACTGTAGGCTTGCTCGATGGCGGACTGCGAGAATTCGTTGAACATCTCGCCCCCGGTGGCCGACGCATATCGTGGCAGGATATTTCCGTAGAGTCCGCTCTTCGGTATATGAATCTTTTGCGCCTGCGAATAACCGGGCACCCCGGCGCTGCCCACACCCACTGCGTACACGGAAATCTGGTTGGTGAGCAGGACCTTCAGCACTTCGCCATAACTGGCGGAGGACCGGTACTCGGTCCCGTCGCTGACCACGAAGATCACTTTGCGCCGCGTCGGCTCGCGCCGTGCCAGATCCAGCGCCGCTTGCAGCACCGCGTCGTTCAGCACCTTGGCTTCTCGTTCGTTGGTATAAGTCGGCGTTGGATTGACGCCCGGATCGATGTTTCGTCCGTTGACGGTCCCTTGCGGATACCCAAATGGTCCGCCCACCACCGGGGTCCCGCCGGTACGCGCCGTCGCCTTCTTTCGAATGCGATCCATCGCCTGGCTGACCTTGTTGCCATTGGCGGGCGTGAAGTCCTGTACCTTCTGCACCGAGGTGCCGAACGTGTACAGGCCGACTTCGTCAAACTGCCCGAATGCGCCGACCAGCGCCGGCAACGTGTCTCTGACCTTGCGAAATTCGATTTCGGGAATACCCAGGTCCACGACCACCGCCGCCGTCAGCGGAAACGGATCGCTGGTGAAATAGGTCATCCGTTGCTCGACCCCGTCCTCCAGCACCCGAAAATCCTGCCGCGATAGCCCCTCGACGAGATGTCCGGAACCATCTTTCACCGTGACCGGCACAACCACGAAATTCACATTCTTGGTGAGGGTGAAAAGTTCATCCCGCCCGCCCGGAGGGGGCACACTGCCCGGAGGCACGGTTGGGATATCGGCGGGCGGAGGCGGCGAAGTGATCGGCTCACCGGTCGAGGGAAACTTCTCCGCCGGGCGGCTCGCCGACGGCGCATCCGGTATGCCCGATTGCCCCTCGGGTGGGGTGCTGGGCGGCTGCTGCCCCAGCGAAAGACCCAATGACAGCGTTACCATCAGCGTCGCGGCAGCGCTGCGGGCGAACTTGTTGCGACTTTTCGCATCCATGGTCATCTTATTTTCCACGTGCCGACAGCAACATTCCCGTGCCAGCGTACTCTAATAACATGGAGAGCACTGGTTTAGAATAACCCTAAGCAAGCCGCGTCGGCTTGAAAGAAGTAGATGAAGTATATGTCCCAACGCTTCCCCAAGAAAATCAGTGCCGTTTTAGCCGCGATCGTGCTGAGTTTCGCGGCGTGCGCCGTAGCCCAGGAACCGGAGCCGCAACGCTCCGATGACAGTGTCCAGACCTTCAAGGTAGACGTCAACGTCGTCAACGTCTTCTTCAACGTGAAAGACAAGCACGGTCTGCTGGTGCCGAATCTTCTCAAGGACAACTTCGAGATCATGGAAGATGGCAAACCCCAGACCATCAAATACTTTTCCAGCGAAGCCAATCAGCCGCTCACGCTCGGCATTCTGATTGACAGCAGCGTAAGCCAGGAGCGGGTGCTGCCCATCGAGAAGGAAGTGGGCGCATCATTTCTGCGCCAGATTCTGCGCGAAAAAGACCTGGCCTTCGTGATCGGCTTCGACGTCAACGTCGATCTGCTGCAGGATTTCACCAACGACGCGCGCGACTTGCGCGCCGGCATGAATCGCGCCCGCATCAACGGCGGCGGTGGCGGCGGCGGCATTCCCGGCCTGGGCGGCGGTCCCATTCCCAACAGCAACCCGCGCGGCACCTTGCTCTACGACGCCGTCTACCTCGCCGCCAATGAAAAGCTGGCCAAAGAAGTTGGCCGGAAGGCGATGATCCTGCTGACCGACGGCGAGGACCAGGGCAGCCGCATGCGCATCAAGGATGCCGTCGAGGCGGCCCAGCGTGCTGACGCGATGGTGTACGTGCTGCTGATTGCAGACCGCGGTTTCTACGGCGGTTTCGGCTATTCCGGCGACAGGGACAT
It encodes the following:
- a CDS encoding VWA domain-containing protein is translated as MDAKSRNKFARSAAATLMVTLSLGLSLGQQPPSTPPEGQSGIPDAPSASRPAEKFPSTGEPITSPPPPADIPTVPPGSVPPPGGRDELFTLTKNVNFVVVPVTVKDGSGHLVEGLSRQDFRVLEDGVEQRMTYFTSDPFPLTAAVVVDLGIPEIEFRKVRDTLPALVGAFGQFDEVGLYTFGTSVQKVQDFTPANGNKVSQAMDRIRKKATARTGGTPVVGGPFGYPQGTVNGRNIDPGVNPTPTYTNEREAKVLNDAVLQAALDLARREPTRRKVIFVVSDGTEYRSSASYGEVLKVLLTNQISVYAVGVGSAGVPGYSQAQKIHIPKSGLYGNILPRYASATGGEMFNEFSQSAIEQAYSRVTEEARNQYTIGYTTRATPSSQYRDIEVRVAVPGMKVSARQGYYPLPPARQTP
- a CDS encoding M48 family metallopeptidase produces the protein MRYSSGFTRSVAVLLVFLIACPAWLIAAVGNEPALPDPGLAAPKDQQIQLGQKAVAEVYKQMPILPDSDPLTRYVQSLGHKLEGVIPQQYSWPYQFHVVQQKEINAFALPGGPIFVNVGTIVAADNEAELAGVIAHEMSHVYMQHSIKGMRKQGTTQAAGQILGGLLGAVLGGAAGALANMGAQLGAGVLSMRYSRADEAQADAVGAIIMYKASYNPIRLAQFFQKLESQDRAGGPQFLSDHPNPGNRVAAVQSEVKNWPSRRYVDDSQQFAQARQEARSIKAYTAQQIDQMAKSGQIHNVSGPGGAPISSGPNGNVSSSQVMPSGGFQTYQGPFSMDYPSNWQAAQDQQSGSVLIAPQAAVSQSGIAYGALVSQFQPQNADSLDDATQQLIASLQQQNPGMRVAGRAQTIRVNGVAGRSVDLLGQSPIAGSNGQPLEEHDWLVALPDASGNVVSLVFIAPEKDFSHLRPTFEHMLKSFRLSQ
- a CDS encoding ADP-ribosylation factor-like protein — translated: MSFINFAAREINCKIVYYGAGLGGKTTNLQYIFDKTGEKQKGKMISLATETDRTLFFDFLPLDLGTVRGFKTRFHLYTVPGQVFYDASRKLILRGVDGVVFVADSQEERLDANVEALDNLRDNMKEHGYDFLKIPYVLQLNKRDLPNALPVESLKHELVKRSEPVFESVACQGTGVFETLKEVARQVLIELKKG
- a CDS encoding VWA domain-containing protein, producing MKYMSQRFPKKISAVLAAIVLSFAACAVAQEPEPQRSDDSVQTFKVDVNVVNVFFNVKDKHGLLVPNLLKDNFEIMEDGKPQTIKYFSSEANQPLTLGILIDSSVSQERVLPIEKEVGASFLRQILREKDLAFVIGFDVNVDLLQDFTNDARDLRAGMNRARINGGGGGGGIPGLGGGPIPNSNPRGTLLYDAVYLAANEKLAKEVGRKAMILLTDGEDQGSRMRIKDAVEAAQRADAMVYVLLIADRGFYGGFGYSGDRDMKKLCQETGGRMIEVGNKQEKLKQAFDQVAAELRSQYSIGYTPINNKRDGSYRKVEVKARGGEYRVQARAGYYAPSSRERAGGSE